In a single window of the Acipenser ruthenus chromosome 8, fAciRut3.2 maternal haplotype, whole genome shotgun sequence genome:
- the LOC117406650 gene encoding histone-lysine N-methyltransferase SETDB2-like isoform X2 produces MGDSLLLQMFRPLVSMKMSLTHTSPQKTEEPKGCGEILHSKYQLPPPPELTVKGDSLTVSSQDQEFECTEKTQVDKAVRFWNNLIHNANVDFAFKKLYAFLNALNQCIKDGSATDQEYVKAMNLMLEADIITGLNSEENAVTKTEADKEIGAENALPNETTEEPMLEEGLVGIKENEPPGTVTTPSEDPKAPRFPSGISFQPHACSRTCLPVRPETAEQFRGQNPLKIPLLCHFQRAHAKADWRSSQNMSLNVFYKAPCGRSLRDFQELCQYVLETECDFLPLEYFSFNTYVQVYRSPALTQPLAFEQDLSRGEELVAVEFRNDVDETKPDTFRYRKDRWPHGCFINGSDSLFADCCDCTDGCVDETKCACLKLTAKASVLKRKKSKRSGPPSYKYKRLLKPVPSGIYECSAWCKCDLKLCQNRVVQHGLRVRLQVFKTEETGWGVRCLDDIDEGTFVCTYAGKILIEGTEDGFKTNGAELEAGHGDADPAGEATKRKREAASSDDDIEVIEETQEARECSVLEDLTAPQQSTDSNKDSEKDTTGINCGNMSPRVSVIKRPQSRTAVLQARLEKLREEGAIKCHPSSSEDEEDDKVHFSPRTKIHKKNGPLKSNSPKTRSRSGLVAEAVADPDVVQPVVESAASRQNVTNHSVHARKEDLKSLAEERCEAELEESAASHQKSIDHDPEYHYYLDATEEGNVARFLNHSCYPNLFVQNVFVDSHNRNFPLVTFFTNRHVKSGTELTWNYKYKAGSTPEKEIECQCEKETCKTKLL; encoded by the exons ATGGGTGACTCATTACTTTTACAGATGTTTCGTCCACT TGTATCAATGAAGATGTCTTTAACACATACATCACCCCAAAAAACGGAGGAACCGAAAGGCTGTGGGGAGATTCTACACTCAAAATATCAGTTGCCTCCCCCTCCTGAACTTACA GTAAAGGGCGATTCTTTGACAGTGTCTTCACAAGATCAGGAGTTTGAATGCACAGAGAAAACTCAAGTTG ATAAAGCAGTGCGATTTTGGAACAACCTAATTCATAATGCGAATGTGGACTTTGCATTTAAAAAGTTGTATGCTTTTTTAAACGCTCTCAATCAATGCATCAAGGATGGATCTGCAACAGATCAAG AGTATGTGAAGGCCATGAACCTCATGCTTGAAGCTGACATTATAACTGGTTTAAATAGTGAAG AAAATGCTGTTACAAAAACGGAGGCTGACAAAGAGATCGGTGCTGAAAATGCATTGCCTAATGAAACAACAGAAGAGCCTATGTTAGAAGAGGGCCTTGTTGG AATTAAGGAAAATGAGCCTCCCGGCACAGTCACAACTCCCTCGGAGGATCCTAAAGCTCCACGCTTTCCGTCGGGCATTTCTTTCCAACCCCATGCTTGCAGTCGGACGTGCCTCCCAGTCAGGCCGGAGACGGCAGAGCAGTTCAGAGGTCAGAACCCCCTGAAAATCCCCCTCCTCTGCCACTTTCAGAGAGCACACGCCAAGGCCGACTGGAGGAGCTCCCAGAATATGTCTCTGAATGTCTTCTACAAGGCCCCGTGCGGCAGGAGCCTACGTGATTTTCAAGAGCTTTGTCAGTATGTGCTCGAAACGGAGTGCGACTTCCTGCCTCTCGAGTACTTCTCGTTCAACACGTACGTGCAAGTCTACAGGAGTCCTGCTTTAACGCAGCCCCTTGCTTTTGAGCAGGACCTGAGTAGAGGTGAGGAGCTGGTGGCTGTTGAGTTCCGTAACGATGTGGATGAGACCAAGCCGGACACGTTCAGGTACAGGAAGGACAGGTGGCCCCACGGGTGTTTTATAAACGGCTCAGACAGCTTGTTTGCGGACTGTTGCGATTGTACAGACGGATGTGTGGACGA GACAAAATGTGCCTGCCTGAAACTAACTGCGAAAGCCAGTGTCTTGAAGCGCAAGAAGAGTAAAAGAAGTGGCCCaccatcatataaatacaaaagGCTATTGAAGCCAGTGCCTTCTGG GATTTACGAGTGCAGCGCGTGGTGCAAATGCGACTTAAAATTGTGCCAAAACCGAGTGGTACAGCATGGCCTTCGAGTCCGACTCCAGGTGTTTAAAACGGAGGAGACCGGCTGGGGAGTTCGCTGTCTGGATGACATTGATGAAGGGACATTTGTATGCACATATGCAG gtaAAATTTTAATAGAGGGTACAGAAGATGGATTCAAAACTAATGGTGCAGAGCTGGAGGCTGGCCATGGGGATGCAGATCCAGCAGGAGAGGCAACAAAGAGAAAACGAGAAGCAGCATCTTCAGACGATGACATCGAGGTGATTGAAGAGACACAAGAGGCTCGGGAATGCAGTGTGCTTGAGGATCTCACAGCTCCCCAGCAATCCACTGACAGCAACAAGGACTCGGA AAAAGATACTACGGGGATAAATTGTGGAAATATGTCGCCACGCGTCTCTGTGATAAAGAGACCCCAAAGCAGGACGGCAGTGCTCCAGGCCAGGCTGGAAAAGCTGAGGGAGGAG GGTGCAATCAAATGCCATCCCAGCAGTTCCGAGGATGAAGAAGATGACAAAGTGCATTTCTCTCCCAGAACcaaaattcataaaaaaaatggtCCATTGAAATCAAATTCACCCAAGACCAGAAGTAGATCGG GTCTTGTAGCAGAGGCCGTGGCAGACCCGGATGTAGTCCAGCCAGTCGTGGAATCGGCTGCCAGCAGACAAAATGTAACAAACCACTCTGTCCATGCAAGAAAAGAAGATTTAAAATCCCTAGCTGAAGAGAGGTGCGAAGCTGAATTAGAAGAAAGTGCAGCGAGCCACCAGAAGTCAATAGATCATGACCCAGAGTATCATTATTACTTGGATGCAACAGAGGAGGGAAATGTAGCCCGTTTTCTTAAT cacagCTGTTATCCAAATCTCTTTGTGCAGAATGTATTTGTTGACTCGCACAACAGGAATTTTCCCTTGGTGACGTTCTTCACAAACAG
- the LOC117406650 gene encoding histone-lysine N-methyltransferase SETDB2-like isoform X3 produces MNLMLEADIITGLNSEENAVTKTEADKEIGAENALPNETTEEPMLEEGLVGIKENEPPGTVTTPSEDPKAPRFPSGISFQPHACSRTCLPVRPETAEQFRGQNPLKIPLLCHFQRAHAKADWRSSQNMSLNVFYKAPCGRSLRDFQELCQYVLETECDFLPLEYFSFNTYVQVYRSPALTQPLAFEQDLSRGEELVAVEFRNDVDETKPDTFRYRKDRWPHGCFINGSDSLFADCCDCTDGCVDETKCACLKLTAKASVLKRKKSKRSGPPSYKYKRLLKPVPSGIYECSAWCKCDLKLCQNRVVQHGLRVRLQVFKTEETGWGVRCLDDIDEGTFVCTYAGKILIEGTEDGFKTNGAELEAGHGDADPAGEATKRKREAASSDDDIEVIEETQEARECSVLEDLTAPQQSTDSNKDSEKDTTGINCGNMSPRVSVIKRPQSRTAVLQARLEKLREEGAIKCHPSSSEDEEDDKVHFSPRTKIHKKNGPLKSNSPKTRSRSGLVAEAVADPDVVQPVVESAASRQNVTNHSVHARKEDLKSLAEERCEAELEESAASHQKSIDHDPEYHYYLDATEEGNVARFLNHSCYPNLFVQNVFVDSHNRNFPLVTFFTNRHVKSGTELTWNYKYKAGSTPEKEIECQCEKETCKTKLL; encoded by the exons ATGAACCTCATGCTTGAAGCTGACATTATAACTGGTTTAAATAGTGAAG AAAATGCTGTTACAAAAACGGAGGCTGACAAAGAGATCGGTGCTGAAAATGCATTGCCTAATGAAACAACAGAAGAGCCTATGTTAGAAGAGGGCCTTGTTGG AATTAAGGAAAATGAGCCTCCCGGCACAGTCACAACTCCCTCGGAGGATCCTAAAGCTCCACGCTTTCCGTCGGGCATTTCTTTCCAACCCCATGCTTGCAGTCGGACGTGCCTCCCAGTCAGGCCGGAGACGGCAGAGCAGTTCAGAGGTCAGAACCCCCTGAAAATCCCCCTCCTCTGCCACTTTCAGAGAGCACACGCCAAGGCCGACTGGAGGAGCTCCCAGAATATGTCTCTGAATGTCTTCTACAAGGCCCCGTGCGGCAGGAGCCTACGTGATTTTCAAGAGCTTTGTCAGTATGTGCTCGAAACGGAGTGCGACTTCCTGCCTCTCGAGTACTTCTCGTTCAACACGTACGTGCAAGTCTACAGGAGTCCTGCTTTAACGCAGCCCCTTGCTTTTGAGCAGGACCTGAGTAGAGGTGAGGAGCTGGTGGCTGTTGAGTTCCGTAACGATGTGGATGAGACCAAGCCGGACACGTTCAGGTACAGGAAGGACAGGTGGCCCCACGGGTGTTTTATAAACGGCTCAGACAGCTTGTTTGCGGACTGTTGCGATTGTACAGACGGATGTGTGGACGA GACAAAATGTGCCTGCCTGAAACTAACTGCGAAAGCCAGTGTCTTGAAGCGCAAGAAGAGTAAAAGAAGTGGCCCaccatcatataaatacaaaagGCTATTGAAGCCAGTGCCTTCTGG GATTTACGAGTGCAGCGCGTGGTGCAAATGCGACTTAAAATTGTGCCAAAACCGAGTGGTACAGCATGGCCTTCGAGTCCGACTCCAGGTGTTTAAAACGGAGGAGACCGGCTGGGGAGTTCGCTGTCTGGATGACATTGATGAAGGGACATTTGTATGCACATATGCAG gtaAAATTTTAATAGAGGGTACAGAAGATGGATTCAAAACTAATGGTGCAGAGCTGGAGGCTGGCCATGGGGATGCAGATCCAGCAGGAGAGGCAACAAAGAGAAAACGAGAAGCAGCATCTTCAGACGATGACATCGAGGTGATTGAAGAGACACAAGAGGCTCGGGAATGCAGTGTGCTTGAGGATCTCACAGCTCCCCAGCAATCCACTGACAGCAACAAGGACTCGGA AAAAGATACTACGGGGATAAATTGTGGAAATATGTCGCCACGCGTCTCTGTGATAAAGAGACCCCAAAGCAGGACGGCAGTGCTCCAGGCCAGGCTGGAAAAGCTGAGGGAGGAG GGTGCAATCAAATGCCATCCCAGCAGTTCCGAGGATGAAGAAGATGACAAAGTGCATTTCTCTCCCAGAACcaaaattcataaaaaaaatggtCCATTGAAATCAAATTCACCCAAGACCAGAAGTAGATCGG GTCTTGTAGCAGAGGCCGTGGCAGACCCGGATGTAGTCCAGCCAGTCGTGGAATCGGCTGCCAGCAGACAAAATGTAACAAACCACTCTGTCCATGCAAGAAAAGAAGATTTAAAATCCCTAGCTGAAGAGAGGTGCGAAGCTGAATTAGAAGAAAGTGCAGCGAGCCACCAGAAGTCAATAGATCATGACCCAGAGTATCATTATTACTTGGATGCAACAGAGGAGGGAAATGTAGCCCGTTTTCTTAAT cacagCTGTTATCCAAATCTCTTTGTGCAGAATGTATTTGTTGACTCGCACAACAGGAATTTTCCCTTGGTGACGTTCTTCACAAACAG
- the LOC117406650 gene encoding histone-lysine N-methyltransferase SETDB2-like isoform X1: MMAATNLEQRKQTCKYTRVSMKMSLTHTSPQKTEEPKGCGEILHSKYQLPPPPELTVKGDSLTVSSQDQEFECTEKTQVDKAVRFWNNLIHNANVDFAFKKLYAFLNALNQCIKDGSATDQEYVKAMNLMLEADIITGLNSEENAVTKTEADKEIGAENALPNETTEEPMLEEGLVGIKENEPPGTVTTPSEDPKAPRFPSGISFQPHACSRTCLPVRPETAEQFRGQNPLKIPLLCHFQRAHAKADWRSSQNMSLNVFYKAPCGRSLRDFQELCQYVLETECDFLPLEYFSFNTYVQVYRSPALTQPLAFEQDLSRGEELVAVEFRNDVDETKPDTFRYRKDRWPHGCFINGSDSLFADCCDCTDGCVDETKCACLKLTAKASVLKRKKSKRSGPPSYKYKRLLKPVPSGIYECSAWCKCDLKLCQNRVVQHGLRVRLQVFKTEETGWGVRCLDDIDEGTFVCTYAGKILIEGTEDGFKTNGAELEAGHGDADPAGEATKRKREAASSDDDIEVIEETQEARECSVLEDLTAPQQSTDSNKDSEKDTTGINCGNMSPRVSVIKRPQSRTAVLQARLEKLREEGAIKCHPSSSEDEEDDKVHFSPRTKIHKKNGPLKSNSPKTRSRSGLVAEAVADPDVVQPVVESAASRQNVTNHSVHARKEDLKSLAEERCEAELEESAASHQKSIDHDPEYHYYLDATEEGNVARFLNHSCYPNLFVQNVFVDSHNRNFPLVTFFTNRHVKSGTELTWNYKYKAGSTPEKEIECQCEKETCKTKLL, encoded by the exons ATGATGGCAGCTACGAACTTAGAGCAAAGAAAACAAACCTGCAAATATACACG TGTATCAATGAAGATGTCTTTAACACATACATCACCCCAAAAAACGGAGGAACCGAAAGGCTGTGGGGAGATTCTACACTCAAAATATCAGTTGCCTCCCCCTCCTGAACTTACA GTAAAGGGCGATTCTTTGACAGTGTCTTCACAAGATCAGGAGTTTGAATGCACAGAGAAAACTCAAGTTG ATAAAGCAGTGCGATTTTGGAACAACCTAATTCATAATGCGAATGTGGACTTTGCATTTAAAAAGTTGTATGCTTTTTTAAACGCTCTCAATCAATGCATCAAGGATGGATCTGCAACAGATCAAG AGTATGTGAAGGCCATGAACCTCATGCTTGAAGCTGACATTATAACTGGTTTAAATAGTGAAG AAAATGCTGTTACAAAAACGGAGGCTGACAAAGAGATCGGTGCTGAAAATGCATTGCCTAATGAAACAACAGAAGAGCCTATGTTAGAAGAGGGCCTTGTTGG AATTAAGGAAAATGAGCCTCCCGGCACAGTCACAACTCCCTCGGAGGATCCTAAAGCTCCACGCTTTCCGTCGGGCATTTCTTTCCAACCCCATGCTTGCAGTCGGACGTGCCTCCCAGTCAGGCCGGAGACGGCAGAGCAGTTCAGAGGTCAGAACCCCCTGAAAATCCCCCTCCTCTGCCACTTTCAGAGAGCACACGCCAAGGCCGACTGGAGGAGCTCCCAGAATATGTCTCTGAATGTCTTCTACAAGGCCCCGTGCGGCAGGAGCCTACGTGATTTTCAAGAGCTTTGTCAGTATGTGCTCGAAACGGAGTGCGACTTCCTGCCTCTCGAGTACTTCTCGTTCAACACGTACGTGCAAGTCTACAGGAGTCCTGCTTTAACGCAGCCCCTTGCTTTTGAGCAGGACCTGAGTAGAGGTGAGGAGCTGGTGGCTGTTGAGTTCCGTAACGATGTGGATGAGACCAAGCCGGACACGTTCAGGTACAGGAAGGACAGGTGGCCCCACGGGTGTTTTATAAACGGCTCAGACAGCTTGTTTGCGGACTGTTGCGATTGTACAGACGGATGTGTGGACGA GACAAAATGTGCCTGCCTGAAACTAACTGCGAAAGCCAGTGTCTTGAAGCGCAAGAAGAGTAAAAGAAGTGGCCCaccatcatataaatacaaaagGCTATTGAAGCCAGTGCCTTCTGG GATTTACGAGTGCAGCGCGTGGTGCAAATGCGACTTAAAATTGTGCCAAAACCGAGTGGTACAGCATGGCCTTCGAGTCCGACTCCAGGTGTTTAAAACGGAGGAGACCGGCTGGGGAGTTCGCTGTCTGGATGACATTGATGAAGGGACATTTGTATGCACATATGCAG gtaAAATTTTAATAGAGGGTACAGAAGATGGATTCAAAACTAATGGTGCAGAGCTGGAGGCTGGCCATGGGGATGCAGATCCAGCAGGAGAGGCAACAAAGAGAAAACGAGAAGCAGCATCTTCAGACGATGACATCGAGGTGATTGAAGAGACACAAGAGGCTCGGGAATGCAGTGTGCTTGAGGATCTCACAGCTCCCCAGCAATCCACTGACAGCAACAAGGACTCGGA AAAAGATACTACGGGGATAAATTGTGGAAATATGTCGCCACGCGTCTCTGTGATAAAGAGACCCCAAAGCAGGACGGCAGTGCTCCAGGCCAGGCTGGAAAAGCTGAGGGAGGAG GGTGCAATCAAATGCCATCCCAGCAGTTCCGAGGATGAAGAAGATGACAAAGTGCATTTCTCTCCCAGAACcaaaattcataaaaaaaatggtCCATTGAAATCAAATTCACCCAAGACCAGAAGTAGATCGG GTCTTGTAGCAGAGGCCGTGGCAGACCCGGATGTAGTCCAGCCAGTCGTGGAATCGGCTGCCAGCAGACAAAATGTAACAAACCACTCTGTCCATGCAAGAAAAGAAGATTTAAAATCCCTAGCTGAAGAGAGGTGCGAAGCTGAATTAGAAGAAAGTGCAGCGAGCCACCAGAAGTCAATAGATCATGACCCAGAGTATCATTATTACTTGGATGCAACAGAGGAGGGAAATGTAGCCCGTTTTCTTAAT cacagCTGTTATCCAAATCTCTTTGTGCAGAATGTATTTGTTGACTCGCACAACAGGAATTTTCCCTTGGTGACGTTCTTCACAAACAG
- the LOC117406651 gene encoding uncharacterized protein LOC117406651 isoform X3, with translation MVELRKAAGEALWGMFIADAMSMPVHWYYVVNNIKEDFNGWITGYQAPKSRHPSSIMSLSSSAGSGRTSLSQGSQAPVVGNIILHDKLKFWKRSGECVHYHQGMQPGDNTLNALCGLRAARTLIDGKFSNVSEGGARATVLAEYVRFMTTPGTHKDTYAESFHRSFFADWRESCPVSANMILEFAEERYRQKMNLSYADSQLDTIGCLPMGIPFILLSARSNEGEAVKAAVEVVRLTHPHPNVDKYVALYARALHSVLNGACLKQQCEAALRSSVLDAWDVCRPYMEKAARYPKSSEERLKVYQIATAYLGLACYTKAGFHTVPYLA, from the exons ATGGTTGAACTGAGGAAGGCTGCAGGAGAGGCCCTCTGGGGTATGTTCATAGCTGATGCCATGTCGATGCCTGTACATTGGTATTACGTGGTAAACAACATTAAGGAAGACTTCAATGGCTGGATAACCGGGTACCAGGCCCCTAAAAGCAGACACCCCTCCAGCATCATGAGCCTTTCCAGTTCAG CTGGTAGTGGTCGAACAAGCCTGTCCCAAGGTAGCCAGGCACCAGTAGTTGGAAACATCATTCTTCATGACAAATTGAAGTTCTGGAAAAGGTCTGGGGAATGTGTTCATTACCATCAAG gtatgCAGCCTGGAGACAATACTTTGAATGCTCTTTGTGGTTTAAGAGCAGCACGGACTCTCATAGATGGCAAATTCTCGAATGTAAGCGAAGGTGGCGCTAGAGCTACTGTTCTTGCTGAGTATGTCCGCTTTATGACAACACCAGGCACTCATAAGGACACCTATGCTGAATCCTTCCATAGGTCCTTTTTTGCTGATTGGCGTGAAAGTTGCCCAGTCTCAGCTAACAtg ATTCTAGAGTTTGCTGAAGAGCGTTACCGACAGAAGATGAATTTGTCGTACGCCGATAGCCAGCTTGATACAATAGGCTGTCTTCCCATGGGAATACCTTTTATTCTCCTGTCTGCTCGATCAAATGAGGGCGAGGCT GTAAAAGCAGCAGTGGAGGTCGTCAGgctcacacacccacacccaaaTGTGGATAAGTACGTGGCTCTGTATGCAAGGGCCCTGCACAGTGTGTTGAACGGAGCCTGTCTGAAGCAGCAGTGTGAGGCAGCCCTGAGATCATCGGTGCTTGATGCCTGGGATGTGTGTCGTCCATACATGGAGAAGGCAGCCAG ATATCCTAAGTCATCAGAAGAGAGATTAAAAGTCTATCAGATTGCCACTGCATACCTTGGCCTGGCATGTTATACAAAAG CAGGTTTTCATACAGTACCGTACTTGGCTTAA